The proteins below come from a single Drosophila kikkawai strain 14028-0561.14 chromosome 3R, DkikHiC1v2, whole genome shotgun sequence genomic window:
- the LOC138928990 gene encoding uncharacterized protein — MYIAVFLGRRGPVVKLYYDNATNFVGAARILKEHMETFGTNNQSIMSYAAAHRFTIEFIPPRAPHIGGLWEAAVKSAKHLLLKAMDKAILKEDELHTVIVEVEAVLNSRPLIVDSGSPNEGEVVTPAHLLVGTTLATLPPASAQPKADCNLTYLQRWQLVSAIKQRFWSDWSRDYLLSLQQRGKWTKGVDNLQVGTVVAIHEDNVPPQLWITGVVVEVIPGHDGKVRVAVVRTKSGIYKRSIHRLAPIPMC, encoded by the exons ATGTACATAGCAGT GTTTCTGGGTCGCCGCGGCCCTGTTGTCAAACTTTATTACGACAATGCTACAAATTTTGTGGGTGCTGCACGAATCCTCAAGGAGCACATGGAAACCTTCGGCACCAACAACCAGAGCATCATGTCGTATGCTGCAGCACACCGATTCACCATCGAATTCATCCCGCCCAGAGCGCCACACATTGGCGGTCTTTGGGAGGCGGCCGTAAAGTCGGCCAAGCACCTTTTGTTGAAGGCTATGGACAAGGCAATTCTCAAGGAGGACGAGCTGCATACGGTCATCGTGGAGGTGGAAGCCGTGCTAAATTCGAGGCCGCTCATCGTGGACAGTGGCAGTCCCAACGAGGGAGAGGTCGTCACACCAGCGCATCTACTCGTAGGCACAACGCTAGCAACGCTGCCACCCGCATCCGCGCAGCCAAAGGCAGACTGCAACCTCACGTACTTGCAGAGATGGCAGCTAGTCTCAGCGATCAAACAGCGATTTTGGAGCGACTGGTCGAGAGACTATCTACTGAGCCTACAGCAGCGGGGAAAATGGACCAAAGGCGTGGACAATCTTCAAGTCGGAACAGTGGTGGCGATTCACGAAGACAACGTTCCCCCCCAATTGTGGATAACAGGCGTAGTCGTAGAGGTCATTCCAGGACATGATGGGAAGGTTCGCGTAGCTGTAGTCAGAACAAAATCTGGCATATACAAGCGGTCTATTCACCGCCTTGCACCTATTCCTATGTGTTGA